The following are encoded together in the Pleurocapsa sp. FMAR1 genome:
- a CDS encoding ketopantoate reductase family protein gives MNNILVIGAGSVGALMGASLFKAGLKITFAGKPNSDYTKQLKNKGLQLSCANSESLWISPSHPRVKFVDTATDLSEKFEIIIVAVKSNNLSKVAFYIKAHSNPDTILIHAQNGIPYWWFNNDNYLSTLDENLFDKLSSHRYLNTVDSNGILQKNLGDRTIVGCVVKAPCQRTKQGKIQVNKPPRLILGLTKSDRHNLKQQTIQSLCDTFSQHGIAATYTDKIRAAVCNKLALNIITNVLSALTGRVIGDLTTNYHTNSLIETVIAEANHIFCCYGIKPEDLPTEQAIYAYIKTPGSQSHLPSLAQDFSQRKPGEVSLITAPVEMAEIAQLKVPTLFSLSELLKICQTYSLKNHNGKPYILTIDHSANCYMLTDDLCQSNLVDKWQISNLQAHLAQVNVSALNN, from the coding sequence ATGAATAATATTTTAGTTATAGGTGCTGGCTCTGTTGGCGCACTGATGGGAGCTTCCTTGTTTAAAGCGGGTTTAAAGATAACTTTTGCGGGAAAGCCAAATAGTGATTATACAAAACAGCTTAAAAATAAAGGCTTACAATTATCTTGTGCTAATAGTGAAAGCTTGTGGATTTCCCCATCACATCCACGAGTTAAATTTGTTGATACCGCAACAGATTTGAGCGAAAAATTTGAGATAATTATAGTTGCCGTCAAGAGCAATAATTTAAGCAAAGTTGCCTTTTATATCAAAGCTCATTCAAACCCAGACACAATTCTAATTCATGCCCAAAATGGTATTCCCTACTGGTGGTTTAATAATGATAATTACCTCTCGACTCTTGACGAAAATCTGTTTGATAAATTAAGTTCTCATCGTTATTTAAATACTGTTGATAGTAATGGTATTTTGCAGAAAAATTTAGGCGATCGCACTATAGTAGGATGTGTAGTTAAAGCTCCTTGTCAACGAACAAAACAAGGAAAAATTCAAGTTAACAAACCGCCTCGATTAATTTTGGGTTTAACCAAAAGCGATCGTCACAACTTAAAACAACAGACTATACAAAGCCTATGTGATACATTTTCTCAACATGGTATAGCTGCTACCTACACTGATAAGATACGCGCCGCCGTATGTAATAAGCTAGCCCTTAATATAATTACCAATGTTCTTTCAGCTTTGACTGGGAGGGTAATTGGCGATTTAACCACAAACTACCATACCAACAGTCTAATTGAAACCGTTATTGCCGAGGCTAATCATATTTTTTGCTGTTATGGCATCAAGCCTGAAGATTTACCAACCGAACAAGCAATTTATGCTTATATCAAAACTCCAGGCAGCCAAAGCCATCTACCTTCTCTGGCTCAAGATTTTTCTCAGCGCAAACCTGGAGAAGTAAGTTTAATTACCGCGCCTGTAGAAATGGCAGAAATTGCCCAGCTTAAAGTACCAACTTTATTTAGCCTGAGTGAGTTACTAAAAATATGTCAGACTTATAGCCTCAAAAATCATAACGGCAAACCCTATATTCTTACCATAGATCATTCTGCAAATTGCTATATGTTGACCGATGATCTTTGCCAGAGCAATTTAGTAGATAAATGGCAAATATCTAATCTACAGGCTCATCTAGCTCAAGTTAACGTATCGGCTTTAAATAATTAA
- the recJ gene encoding single-stranded-DNA-specific exonuclease RecJ, whose protein sequence is MSDPKGYAQRNCQASIDNNRSTRKRLPNQRWHIAPSQPEAVQELSISTGLLPLVAQVIINRNIATAQQAHTYIEPESQDLPSPLDEFEDLWISVELIKKAIAEEEQIAICGDYDADGMTSTALLLRALKHLGAKVDYAIPSRMKDGYGINTRIVEEFASNGVGLILTVDNGISAYEPIVRAVELGLSVIITDHHDLPAQLPPADAILNPKLLADTSPYKGLAGVGVAYILAIATAQSLGQLKGLTNPILELFTLGTIADLAPLIGVNRRWLKRGLRALPNSQLVGIQALMQVAGIDEAQKQLKPDDIGFRLGPRINAVGRIGDPQMVIELLTTDDPGVALERAMQCEQINQHRRLLCEQIEKEAINLVESTPIPWQGDRILVVVSAGWHHGVIGIVASRLVERYGVPVFIGTYEEEQSESSDATSPPMIRGSARSIDEFNVFDALNYCSDLLGKFGGHRAAGGFSFLAANLEQIKQRLSEFAHKCLEVEHLKPLVKIDAQASLGQVDFTLYEQLEGLQPWGIGNSTPVFWTPNVRVIEQRAIGKSQAHLKLTIQEADTFTQIKALAWRWGEYCPLPEHLDIAYKLKENHWQGSTNIELEIVGVKLSQTQSSNNIAVLNKRINDKVQKAVFTHSGRIYVCSKTLTELRIRNDRGNVLAVSQGNSVGLLGKSREVAKQVNVTQSPYFQLIKAALQAIEDEYKN, encoded by the coding sequence ATGAGCGACCCCAAAGGCTACGCACAGCGTAATTGCCAAGCTTCTATAGACAATAATCGCTCTACCCGCAAACGATTGCCCAATCAAAGATGGCACATTGCACCATCTCAGCCAGAAGCAGTCCAGGAGTTGAGTATCTCTACAGGCTTATTGCCCTTGGTAGCTCAGGTAATTATTAATCGGAATATTGCTACTGCCCAACAGGCTCATACCTATATTGAACCAGAATCTCAGGATTTGCCCTCGCCTCTAGATGAGTTTGAGGATTTATGGATAAGCGTCGAACTAATTAAAAAAGCGATCGCCGAAGAAGAACAAATTGCCATCTGTGGCGATTATGATGCCGACGGCATGACTAGTACTGCCTTATTATTAAGGGCGTTAAAACACCTAGGTGCCAAGGTAGATTATGCTATCCCTAGCCGTATGAAGGATGGCTATGGTATTAATACACGCATCGTTGAAGAATTTGCGTCAAACGGGGTCGGTTTAATTCTTACGGTAGATAACGGTATTTCTGCTTATGAACCCATTGTTAGAGCGGTAGAATTGGGCTTGAGCGTGATTATCACTGACCACCACGACTTGCCAGCCCAACTTCCTCCAGCGGACGCTATTTTAAATCCTAAATTATTGGCAGACACTTCTCCCTATAAAGGACTTGCAGGGGTAGGAGTGGCATATATATTGGCGATCGCTACGGCTCAAAGTCTGGGACAACTCAAAGGTTTAACCAACCCTATTTTAGAATTATTTACCCTGGGAACAATTGCCGATCTTGCTCCTTTGATTGGCGTAAATCGTCGTTGGCTCAAGCGCGGACTAAGAGCCTTACCTAATTCTCAGTTAGTGGGCATTCAGGCATTGATGCAGGTGGCAGGAATTGACGAAGCACAAAAACAATTAAAGCCCGATGATATTGGCTTTCGCTTAGGTCCTCGCATCAATGCGGTAGGACGGATTGGCGATCCGCAAATGGTGATTGAACTATTAACCACCGACGATCCTGGGGTGGCTCTAGAAAGAGCAATGCAGTGTGAACAAATAAATCAACATCGTCGCTTACTTTGCGAACAGATAGAAAAAGAGGCAATTAATTTAGTAGAATCTACGCCAATTCCCTGGCAAGGCGATCGCATTTTAGTTGTTGTCTCTGCTGGTTGGCATCACGGCGTAATTGGCATTGTGGCATCCCGTTTAGTCGAACGCTATGGTGTACCTGTGTTTATTGGTACTTATGAAGAGGAGCAGTCAGAATCCTCCGATGCCACTTCTCCGCCCATGATTCGTGGCTCTGCCAGAAGTATTGATGAATTTAATGTCTTTGATGCTCTTAACTATTGCAGCGATTTATTAGGTAAATTTGGTGGACATCGTGCAGCAGGGGGATTTAGCTTCCTGGCAGCTAATTTGGAACAAATAAAGCAAAGATTGAGTGAGTTTGCCCATAAATGTTTAGAAGTAGAACATCTTAAACCTCTAGTCAAAATAGATGCTCAAGCCAGTTTAGGACAGGTAGATTTTACCCTCTACGAACAGCTAGAAGGTTTACAGCCTTGGGGAATTGGTAATAGTACCCCCGTATTCTGGACTCCCAATGTGCGAGTGATTGAACAAAGAGCGATCGGTAAAAGCCAGGCTCATTTAAAATTAACTATTCAAGAAGCCGATACATTTACTCAAATAAAAGCCCTGGCATGGCGATGGGGAGAATATTGCCCTCTACCAGAACATTTGGATATCGCCTACAAACTAAAAGAAAACCATTGGCAAGGCAGCACCAATATTGAGCTAGAAATAGTTGGTGTCAAGTTATCTCAAACTCAATCCAGTAATAATATTGCTGTTTTAAATAAAAGAATTAACGATAAGGTTCAAAAAGCTGTGTTTACCCACAGTGGCAGAATTTATGTGTGTAGTAAAACTCTTACCGAACTACGGATTAGGAACGATCGCGGTAATGTTTTAGCCGTCAGTCAAGGAAATTCGGTAGGGTTACTAGGTAAAAGTAGAGAAGTCGCTAAACAGGTTAATGTAACTCAATCACCCTATTTCCAATTGATTAAAGCTGCGCTACAGGCAATTGAAGATGAATATAAGAATTGA